The genomic DNA CGACAACGCGGCGGTCATTATCAATGAGCAGAACGAACCCCGGGGCACCCGCATTTTCGGCCCGGTAGCCCGCGAGTTGCGCGAGAAACAGTTCATGAAGATCGTGTCGCTCGCGCCCGAGGTGCTCTAAGGGAGGATGGAAGATATGCATATACGCAAGAACGATACCGTGTACGTCCTGACCGGACAGGACAAAGGCAAGACCGGTCGCGTGCTGTTCGTGAATGCCGACAAGGGAACATTGCTCGTGGAAGGGATCAGCCGTCGCAAGCGGCACCAGCGCCCCACCCAGCGAAATCCCAAGGGCGGCATCATTACGAAGGAAACGCCCATTCACATCAGCAATGTGGCGCTGTACAGCCCGTCGCTTGGTGGCCCGACCAAGGTCAGCACCAAGGTGATCGACGAAGGGGGCAAGAAGCAGCGGGTGCGAATTTGCCGCAAGACAGGTGAGCAGTTATAAGAGGCGGCGGCTATGACAAGATTACAGGAAAAATATATCAAGGAAGTGCAGCCCAAGCTGATGAAGGAGAACAAGTACTCCTCCTCGATGCAGGTGCCGCGCATGACCAAAATCACCGTCAATGTCGGCGTCGGTGAAGCGACTCAAAACGCGAAGACGCTCGAAGCGGCTGTTTCGGATCTGACGGCGATCACGGGCCAGAAACCGCTGGTGACCAAGGCGCGCAAGAGCATTTCCAATTTCAAGCTGCGCAAGGGCGTGGCGATCGGCTGCATGGTCACGCTGCGACGCGAGCACATGTACGAGTTCTTTGATCGGCTGGTCAATATCGCCATGCCGCGTATCCGTGACTTTCGCGGCGTCAGCCCTAAGTCGTTCGACGGGCGCGGCAATTACAACCTGGGACTGAAAGAACAATTGATCTTTCCGGAGATCGACTACGATAAGATCGATAAGATCCGGGGCATGACCATCTGCATTACCACGACCGCCAGGACGGACGACGAAGCCCGTCAATTGCTGGCCGAGATGGGGATGCCGTTCCGGAAACAGTAGGAGTCGCATGGCCAAGAAGTGCCTGATTGAAAAACAGAGACGGAAACCGAAGTTCGCCGTCCGCGCCTATCACCGCTGCCGTCGCTGCGGTCGGCCGCACGCCTATCTTCGCCGGTTCGGTCTGTGCCGAATCTGCTTCCGTGATATGGCCCTGTCCGGCAATTTGCCGGGCGTCGTCAAGGCCAGCTGGTAACCGTTGCTGAGAGTTGTTGGGAGTATGCTGTTATGAGTATGACCGACCCGGTCGCTGACCTGTTGACCCGGATACGAAACGGCTCCAAGGCCAAGAAACCGGCCGTGGATGTGCCCGCATCGAAACTGAAAGCGGAGATCGTCCGTATCCTCAAGGACACCCATTTCGTGCGGGATTTTATCTCGCTGCCGGATAGCAAGCAGGGGATTCTCCGTGTGTATCTCCGTTACAGCCGTGGCGACGTTCCCGTCATCAAGGGTATCCAGCGAGTCTCCAGCCCCGGCCTTCGCCGGTATCTTGGCGTCGATGATATCAAGCGATCGACCCGGTTCT from Candidatus Zixiibacteriota bacterium includes the following:
- the rplX gene encoding 50S ribosomal protein L24, producing the protein MHIRKNDTVYVLTGQDKGKTGRVLFVNADKGTLLVEGISRRKRHQRPTQRNPKGGIITKETPIHISNVALYSPSLGGPTKVSTKVIDEGGKKQRVRICRKTGEQL
- the rplE gene encoding 50S ribosomal protein L5 translates to MTRLQEKYIKEVQPKLMKENKYSSSMQVPRMTKITVNVGVGEATQNAKTLEAAVSDLTAITGQKPLVTKARKSISNFKLRKGVAIGCMVTLRREHMYEFFDRLVNIAMPRIRDFRGVSPKSFDGRGNYNLGLKEQLIFPEIDYDKIDKIRGMTICITTTARTDDEARQLLAEMGMPFRKQ
- a CDS encoding type Z 30S ribosomal protein S14, yielding MAKKCLIEKQRRKPKFAVRAYHRCRRCGRPHAYLRRFGLCRICFRDMALSGNLPGVVKASW
- the rpsH gene encoding 30S ribosomal protein S8, which gives rise to MSMTDPVADLLTRIRNGSKAKKPAVDVPASKLKAEIVRILKDTHFVRDFISLPDSKQGILRVYLRYSRGDVPVIKGIQRVSSPGLRRYLGVDDIKRSTRFSQGITIISTSAGVMTNIEAARRGVGGEVLVRCW